In Myxococcus stipitatus, the following are encoded in one genomic region:
- a CDS encoding sulfotransferase: protein MSTLTVLYITGWCRSGSTIIGNVLNEVEGCFHTGELSFLWKNAYGNGSNTLCGCGTHLVQCPLWSKVLEQDLAPGESPQAHAARVVRRQRSTVRTRHTWRVLRQENPSSELYEHARLLARTYRTIADATGSHIIVDSGKFPSEAALLPHVGGINPYYLHLVRDPRAVAHSWTKTKQYVVPMSAALSTAYWFGFNVASELVTRRHPERSLFLRYEDFIASPAATVDSLLELIQVERSANPVKGRTVELGRNHTVTGNPDRFLSGTTLLRPGDDAWRKELVPRVKALVSALAWPLTGRYHYRGPPPPAPVVAGPEPVVNAGDSRRETLGTGTRQ from the coding sequence ATGAGCACGCTCACCGTCCTCTACATCACCGGGTGGTGCCGCAGCGGGAGCACCATCATCGGCAACGTGCTCAACGAGGTGGAGGGCTGCTTCCACACCGGCGAGCTGAGCTTCCTGTGGAAGAACGCCTACGGGAACGGCTCCAATACGTTGTGCGGCTGCGGCACCCATCTGGTGCAGTGCCCCCTGTGGTCCAAGGTGCTGGAGCAGGACCTGGCCCCGGGTGAGTCCCCCCAGGCCCATGCCGCTCGGGTGGTGCGGCGGCAGCGGTCGACCGTGCGCACCCGGCACACGTGGCGCGTGCTCCGCCAGGAGAACCCGTCGTCGGAGCTGTACGAGCATGCGCGGCTGCTCGCGCGGACCTACCGCACCATCGCGGACGCCACCGGCAGCCACATCATCGTCGACAGCGGCAAGTTCCCCTCGGAGGCGGCGCTGCTTCCGCACGTGGGGGGCATCAATCCGTACTACCTGCACCTGGTGCGGGACCCTCGCGCCGTCGCGCACTCGTGGACGAAGACGAAGCAGTATGTCGTCCCCATGTCCGCCGCGCTCAGCACGGCGTACTGGTTCGGCTTCAACGTGGCCTCGGAGCTCGTCACCCGCCGCCATCCGGAGCGCTCGCTGTTCCTGCGCTACGAGGACTTCATCGCCTCTCCGGCGGCCACCGTGGACTCGCTGCTGGAGCTCATCCAGGTGGAGCGCTCGGCGAACCCGGTGAAGGGCCGCACGGTGGAGCTGGGCCGCAATCACACCGTCACGGGGAATCCGGACCGGTTCCTCAGTGGCACCACGCTGCTGCGGCCCGGTGACGATGCGTGGCGCAAGGAGCTGGTGCCTCGGGTGAAGGCCTTGGTGTCCGCGCTCGCGTGGCCGCTGACGGGGCGCTACCACTATCGCGGTCCTCCGCCGCCCGCCCCCGTCGTCGCGGGGCCGGAGCCCGTCGTGAACGCTGGAGACTCCAGGAGGGAGACACTTGGAACTGGGACTCGCCAATAA
- the argC gene encoding N-acetyl-gamma-glutamyl-phosphate reductase has protein sequence MTRVAVLGAGGYAGGEVLRLLLSHPSVELVQATSEQHAGKRLDFPHPHLRGQSTLRFAPHDALEPCDVLFACMPSGELIRRWPQVSARAGRIIDLSADFRLGPAEHARWYPRAPRSVEFPPFVYGLPEWTRDKLQGARFVAVPGCMAHASLLALLPLVRAGLVRPEVVIDAKTGSSGGGATPDRSSHHPERASALRCYRPVGHRHTGEIESATEHLAGMRPVVHFSATAVPSVRGVLATVHAFAARPLTDAAEPLRALASTYREHPFVHILRANASASPFPEPAPLAGTNHCELAVDVDPERGRIVVNAALDNLVKGAAGTAVHALNLMLGRPETEGLGFRGLHPL, from the coding sequence ATGACCCGTGTCGCGGTGCTCGGCGCGGGAGGCTACGCCGGGGGCGAGGTGCTCCGCCTGCTGCTCTCCCACCCCTCGGTGGAGCTGGTGCAGGCCACGTCCGAGCAACACGCGGGCAAGCGGCTCGACTTTCCTCATCCGCACCTGCGCGGACAGAGCACCTTGCGCTTCGCGCCCCATGACGCGCTGGAGCCGTGCGACGTGCTGTTCGCCTGCATGCCCTCGGGAGAGCTGATTCGCCGATGGCCTCAGGTCAGCGCTCGCGCGGGGCGCATCATCGACCTGAGCGCGGACTTCCGGCTCGGGCCCGCTGAACATGCTCGCTGGTATCCGCGCGCGCCTCGCTCCGTGGAGTTCCCTCCGTTCGTCTATGGGCTGCCGGAGTGGACTCGCGACAAGCTCCAGGGGGCTCGGTTCGTCGCGGTGCCGGGGTGCATGGCCCACGCCTCGCTCCTCGCGCTGCTTCCGCTCGTCCGCGCGGGACTGGTCCGGCCGGAAGTAGTCATCGACGCGAAGACGGGCTCCTCCGGCGGAGGCGCCACGCCGGACAGGTCCTCGCATCACCCCGAGCGAGCCTCCGCCCTGCGCTGCTACCGGCCCGTGGGACATCGGCATACGGGCGAAATCGAGTCCGCCACCGAGCACCTCGCGGGCATGCGGCCCGTCGTCCACTTCAGCGCGACGGCCGTGCCCAGCGTGCGCGGGGTGCTGGCGACGGTGCATGCCTTCGCCGCCCGTCCCCTGACGGATGCCGCCGAGCCGCTGCGCGCGCTCGCCTCCACCTATCGGGAGCATCCGTTCGTCCACATCCTGCGCGCAAACGCGAGCGCGTCTCCGTTCCCCGAGCCCGCGCCGCTGGCGGGCACCAACCACTGCGAGCTGGCGGTGGACGTGGACCCGGAGCGCGGGCGCATCGTGGTGAACGCCGCGTTGGACAACCTGGTGAAGGGCGCCGCGGGAACGGCCGTCCATGCGCTCAACCTGATGCTGGGCAGACCCGAAACGGAGGGCCTCGGTTTCCGCGGCCTCCACCCCCTCTGA
- a CDS encoding transketolase family protein, which produces MTSPTSSGTDLLSAPAEWLREQPDLSNRQVFRHTLTRLADAEERLVLLEADLAGGGDPFAARHPGRFINLGICEAAMLDIACGLASTGHIVFAHTFAPFGALRAGEQVRLGMAYAQANVKLVCDYGGLSGAFFGPTHHAIEDLALLRAMPGMMVVSPSDGLETIQATRALLEHDGPVYLRLGRNRVTRLDEARPAFALGRAMCLREGSDVGLIAHGEVGVSIALDVAARLEAQGVSSRVVNVHTLKPFDEEAILDTAERTRMLVTVEEHSIVGGLGGAVCESVATHGVGRRVLRAGIQDRYDSTAGSHEALLQRHGLEAAALVDSILGALPRPRLAALAPASRRG; this is translated from the coding sequence ATGACGAGTCCCACGTCGAGCGGCACCGACCTGCTGTCCGCCCCCGCGGAGTGGCTGCGCGAGCAACCGGACCTGTCCAACCGTCAGGTGTTCCGCCACACGCTTACGCGGCTCGCGGACGCGGAGGAGCGCCTCGTGCTGCTCGAGGCGGACCTGGCGGGAGGCGGAGACCCGTTCGCCGCGCGCCATCCAGGGCGCTTCATCAACCTGGGCATCTGCGAGGCGGCGATGCTCGACATCGCGTGTGGACTGGCCTCCACCGGGCACATCGTCTTCGCCCACACCTTCGCGCCCTTCGGCGCGCTGCGCGCCGGGGAGCAGGTGCGCCTGGGCATGGCCTACGCCCAGGCGAACGTGAAGCTCGTCTGTGACTACGGCGGACTGTCGGGCGCGTTCTTCGGCCCCACGCACCACGCCATCGAGGACCTGGCCCTCCTGCGCGCCATGCCCGGGATGATGGTGGTGTCTCCCTCCGACGGACTGGAGACGATTCAGGCCACCCGCGCGCTGCTGGAGCACGACGGGCCGGTGTACCTGCGGCTCGGCCGCAACCGCGTCACCCGGCTGGACGAAGCGCGGCCCGCGTTCGCGCTGGGACGTGCGATGTGTCTGCGGGAAGGCAGTGACGTGGGCCTCATCGCCCATGGCGAGGTCGGCGTGAGCATCGCGCTGGACGTGGCGGCGCGGCTCGAGGCGCAAGGGGTGTCCTCGCGCGTGGTGAACGTCCACACGCTCAAGCCGTTCGATGAGGAGGCCATCCTCGACACGGCGGAGCGCACCCGCATGCTCGTCACGGTGGAGGAGCACTCCATCGTCGGCGGGCTCGGCGGGGCGGTATGCGAGAGCGTGGCCACTCATGGAGTGGGCCGCCGCGTGCTTCGCGCCGGCATCCAGGACCGCTACGACTCCACGGCGGGGAGTCATGAGGCGCTGCTCCAGCGGCACGGGCTGGAGGCGGCGGCGCTGGTCGACTCGATTCTCGGCGCCCTGCCCCGCCCCCGACTCGCGGCGCTGGCGCCCGCCTCCAGGAGGGGCTGA
- a CDS encoding SDR family oxidoreductase, whose translation MELGLANKVALIAGGSSGLGLAVAEELVKEGAHVAIAARDADRLSRAEQHLRSLSRGGKVLTSRVDLREHSASRAWVEEVAGKLGGPHIVVTNSAGPPPGPASKFDIMAYQEAVDTVMLPAINLALSSLPYMKAGQWGRLLFITSETVVRPVARFALSGTARLGIVGFASALVQELGDCGVTVNVLAPGYTRTPPVERTAGANSGDVEAGLRAMAAHIPMRRVGRPEEFAAAAAFLASERASFITGTVQLVDGGASVVG comes from the coding sequence TTGGAACTGGGACTCGCCAATAAGGTCGCGCTCATCGCGGGGGGCTCCAGCGGACTGGGGCTCGCCGTGGCCGAGGAGCTGGTCAAGGAAGGCGCTCACGTCGCGATTGCCGCCCGCGACGCGGACCGGCTCTCGCGTGCGGAACAACACCTGCGCTCCCTTTCTCGTGGAGGCAAGGTGCTGACGTCTCGCGTGGACCTGCGAGAGCACAGCGCCTCGCGGGCGTGGGTGGAGGAAGTCGCGGGCAAACTCGGAGGGCCGCATATCGTCGTCACGAACAGCGCGGGGCCGCCGCCCGGGCCCGCATCCAAGTTCGACATCATGGCGTACCAGGAGGCCGTCGATACGGTGATGCTCCCGGCCATCAACCTGGCGCTCTCATCGCTGCCGTACATGAAGGCCGGGCAGTGGGGACGGCTGTTGTTCATCACCTCGGAGACGGTGGTGCGGCCTGTCGCTCGCTTCGCCCTGTCGGGCACGGCGCGGCTGGGCATCGTCGGCTTCGCGTCCGCGCTGGTGCAGGAGTTGGGCGACTGCGGCGTCACCGTCAACGTGCTCGCCCCGGGATACACGCGCACGCCTCCCGTGGAGCGGACGGCGGGGGCGAACAGTGGCGACGTGGAGGCGGGGTTGCGGGCCATGGCCGCGCACATCCCGATGCGCAGAGTGGGGCGTCCGGAGGAGTTCGCCGCGGCGGCTGCGTTCCTCGCCAGTGAGAGGGCGTCGTTCATCACGGGCACGGTGCAGTTGGTGGATGGCGGCGCGAGCGTGGTCGGATGA
- a CDS encoding [LysW]-aminoadipate kinase gives MSTSRQGSEGTAPLVVKIGGAAGVDLDNVCADVAELRRRGEHVVVVNGGSEAGDALLASLGMERPEALTASGNVVRLTNEATLRVLTMAWVGDVNKRAVLALLARGVNALGLCGADGRVLVARRRPPLKVQEGARTRIDRGHLAGEITEVNTRLLRVLMEAGQTPVICPPAVTEDGVLVNVDADQVAAAIASALGARALVMLSNVAGLLEDPADPATLIRSSDDVERVMGFAKGRMRYKLEAARRALVGGVPAAYVTASSTARPVLSALANEAGTHLTAPRRVAHAGA, from the coding sequence ATGAGCACGTCGCGGCAGGGCAGCGAAGGCACCGCGCCGCTGGTGGTGAAGATTGGCGGCGCGGCAGGTGTGGACCTGGACAATGTCTGCGCCGACGTGGCCGAGCTGCGCCGACGTGGCGAACACGTGGTGGTGGTGAATGGAGGCTCGGAGGCGGGGGATGCGCTGCTGGCCTCGCTGGGCATGGAACGTCCCGAGGCGCTGACGGCGTCCGGCAACGTGGTGCGGCTCACGAATGAGGCCACGTTGCGGGTGCTGACCATGGCGTGGGTGGGGGATGTGAACAAGCGCGCGGTGCTGGCGCTGCTGGCTCGAGGTGTCAATGCGCTGGGGCTCTGCGGCGCGGATGGGCGGGTGCTCGTGGCCCGGCGCAGGCCCCCGTTGAAGGTCCAGGAAGGGGCGCGCACCCGCATCGACCGGGGCCACCTCGCGGGTGAAATCACGGAGGTGAATACGCGGCTGCTGCGCGTGCTGATGGAGGCGGGACAGACTCCGGTCATCTGCCCTCCAGCGGTGACGGAGGATGGGGTGTTGGTGAACGTGGATGCGGACCAGGTCGCCGCGGCCATCGCCTCCGCGCTGGGGGCTCGCGCGCTGGTGATGCTCTCCAACGTCGCGGGGCTGCTGGAGGACCCGGCCGACCCGGCCACGCTCATCCGCTCCAGCGATGACGTCGAGCGGGTCATGGGCTTCGCGAAAGGGCGCATGCGTTACAAGTTGGAGGCCGCGCGCAGGGCGCTCGTGGGTGGAGTGCCTGCTGCCTATGTCACGGCGTCGAGCACCGCCCGCCCCGTGCTGTCCGCGCTCGCGAACGAGGCCGGTACACACCTGACGGCACCTCGGAGGGTGGCCCATGCGGGCGCGTGA
- a CDS encoding RimK family alpha-L-glutamate ligase, which produces MKKVDLVYTRLRTEERMLTDALRARGCTVETHADSDLALSLNRERWKDGGTVVMRAMSFTRARYLSAILEVKGSRVLNTARSIATCGDKALTTLALAEHDIPMPWAFLGFEQDACVAEMERRGYPCVTKPVLGSWGRMVARVDGTHAAEGMMSMRFEMGGAQDHVALVQQYIDKPGYDLRVYVIGEAVGGMRRRSEHWVTNTARGAVPERYEVPASHARLAERAARAVGGEMVAVDLLETRGGEVMVNEINHCVEFARSIEFTGLPLPELMADYILRATR; this is translated from the coding sequence ATGAAGAAGGTCGACCTCGTCTATACGCGGCTGCGCACCGAGGAGCGCATGCTCACGGACGCGCTGCGTGCACGCGGCTGCACCGTGGAGACCCACGCGGACTCGGACCTGGCGCTCTCACTGAACCGGGAGCGATGGAAGGACGGCGGCACGGTGGTGATGCGCGCCATGTCCTTCACCCGCGCGCGCTACCTCTCCGCCATCCTGGAGGTGAAGGGCTCGCGCGTGCTCAACACCGCGCGCTCCATCGCGACGTGCGGGGACAAGGCGCTCACCACGCTGGCGCTCGCGGAGCATGACATCCCCATGCCCTGGGCCTTCCTCGGCTTCGAGCAGGACGCCTGCGTCGCGGAGATGGAGCGGCGCGGCTATCCCTGTGTAACGAAGCCCGTGCTCGGCTCGTGGGGACGCATGGTGGCGCGCGTGGACGGCACCCACGCGGCCGAGGGGATGATGTCCATGCGCTTCGAGATGGGCGGAGCGCAGGACCATGTCGCGCTCGTGCAGCAGTACATCGACAAGCCCGGCTACGACCTGCGCGTCTACGTCATCGGCGAGGCCGTGGGCGGCATGCGCCGGCGCTCCGAGCACTGGGTGACGAACACGGCCCGAGGCGCCGTCCCGGAGCGCTACGAAGTGCCCGCCTCCCATGCCCGGCTCGCCGAACGCGCGGCTCGCGCCGTGGGCGGAGAGATGGTCGCCGTGGACCTCTTGGAGACCCGCGGGGGCGAGGTGATGGTGAATGAAATCAACCACTGCGTGGAGTTCGCGCGGAGCATCGAGTTCACCGGCCTTCCTCTCCCGGAGCTGATGGCGGACTACATCCTGAGGGCCACGCGATGA
- a CDS encoding 1-deoxy-D-xylulose-5-phosphate synthase N-terminal domain-containing protein → MAQASLEERARRIRRTILRLAATPSGCHLGGSLSMVELLVVLLGRVMKFRPDEPRWEERDSLILSKGHAAAGLYAALAEFEFIDTEELVQRYNADGSPYTGHVSAAVPGVEFPTGSLGHGVGLGVGLALGHRLRQRTNRVFVVCGDGEMGEGSNWEALQVAAQHRLSRLTVLVDRNGGQNDGPTEAILSQAQLVERLRAFGWSTVEVDGHDLEALGSALEAPSEAPRAIVANTRKGAGVPMLRGKGPHYAVFNAEQLRRALSSLGEVTP, encoded by the coding sequence ATGGCCCAGGCATCTCTCGAGGAGCGCGCCAGACGCATTCGACGGACCATCCTCCGGCTCGCCGCCACGCCCTCGGGCTGTCATCTCGGCGGCTCGCTGTCGATGGTGGAGCTGCTCGTGGTGCTGCTGGGGCGGGTGATGAAGTTCCGGCCCGACGAGCCTCGTTGGGAGGAGCGAGATTCACTCATCCTCTCCAAGGGCCACGCGGCCGCGGGACTCTATGCCGCGCTCGCTGAGTTTGAATTCATTGATACTGAAGAACTGGTGCAACGCTACAACGCGGATGGAAGTCCTTACACCGGACACGTGAGCGCGGCGGTGCCTGGCGTTGAATTTCCCACGGGAAGCCTGGGACATGGTGTGGGATTGGGAGTAGGGCTTGCATTGGGCCATCGGCTGAGGCAGCGCACCAACCGGGTGTTCGTCGTCTGTGGAGATGGCGAGATGGGAGAGGGCTCCAACTGGGAGGCCTTGCAGGTGGCCGCGCAGCACCGCTTGTCGCGGCTCACCGTGCTCGTGGACCGCAACGGCGGGCAGAACGATGGGCCCACCGAGGCCATCCTCTCTCAGGCCCAGCTGGTGGAACGGCTGCGCGCCTTCGGATGGAGCACCGTCGAGGTGGACGGGCATGACCTGGAGGCGCTCGGGAGCGCGCTGGAGGCACCGAGCGAGGCGCCGCGCGCGATTGTCGCCAACACGCGCAAGGGCGCGGGTGTCCCCATGCTGCGCGGCAAGGGGCCGCACTACGCCGTCTTCAACGCGGAGCAGCTCCGGCGCGCGCTCTCCTCCCTGGGGGAGGTGACGCCATGA
- a CDS encoding phosphopantetheine-binding protein, with protein MSTDTSTTPLMRQLEGYWRELLGADVVRPEDHFLEVGGNSLMATMLANRIEEELGIQLSMVDLFNTLEHVTTACEELLREQGRTFPSA; from the coding sequence GTGAGCACTGACACGAGCACCACGCCGCTGATGCGCCAGCTCGAGGGGTACTGGCGCGAGTTGCTCGGGGCGGATGTCGTGAGGCCCGAGGACCACTTCCTGGAGGTGGGGGGCAACTCGTTGATGGCGACGATGCTGGCCAACCGCATCGAGGAGGAGCTGGGCATCCAGCTCTCCATGGTGGACCTGTTCAACACGTTGGAGCACGTCACGACGGCCTGCGAAGAGCTGCTGCGCGAGCAGGGCCGCACCTTCCCGTCGGCCTGA
- a CDS encoding M20/M25/M40 family metallo-hydrolase, producing the protein MRAREQSAELLRWMLEHYSPSHHEAAFSRALAQRLEQRGWRAHVDEIGNTVASLGDGDTCVAMLGHIDTVPGEIPVRMEGTRLFGRGAVDAKGALAAFIEAVELLEDSERAGKRFLLLGCVEEEVAITRGAFHAREHHHPDFVINGEPSGAHAITVGYKGLVRLELEYRAARRHTASRGYRAPAEHLVDSWNALRRRCDERNTGASLFEQDIPALLSFHTGTDEDTEWATAQLNVRTGPTTDVDTLVACLASVPDVSVKTVSAKQAVSTDGNDLLTRAFKQSIRERGARPTLRVKAGTSDWNTVASAWPVPTVAYGPGDSSLDHTPHEHIELPEYEEGVTVLARVLALLPTSSNRAR; encoded by the coding sequence ATGCGGGCGCGTGAGCAGAGCGCGGAGCTCTTGCGGTGGATGCTGGAGCACTACAGCCCCAGTCATCACGAGGCGGCCTTCTCGCGTGCATTGGCGCAGCGACTGGAGCAACGCGGCTGGCGCGCGCACGTCGACGAAATAGGCAACACCGTGGCCAGCCTCGGTGACGGTGACACGTGCGTCGCGATGCTCGGCCACATCGACACGGTCCCTGGCGAAATACCCGTGCGAATGGAAGGCACTCGCCTGTTCGGGCGTGGCGCCGTCGACGCGAAGGGCGCACTCGCGGCGTTCATTGAAGCCGTGGAGCTGCTCGAGGACTCGGAGCGCGCCGGGAAGCGCTTCCTGCTCCTGGGTTGCGTCGAGGAGGAGGTCGCCATCACACGCGGTGCGTTCCATGCGCGCGAGCACCACCACCCCGACTTCGTCATCAATGGCGAGCCCAGCGGCGCGCACGCCATCACCGTCGGCTACAAGGGGCTGGTCCGCCTGGAGCTCGAGTACCGCGCCGCCCGTCGCCACACCGCCAGCCGTGGCTATCGCGCCCCCGCCGAGCATCTCGTCGACTCCTGGAACGCCCTGCGCCGCCGCTGCGATGAACGCAACACGGGCGCCTCCCTCTTCGAGCAGGACATCCCTGCCCTGCTCTCCTTCCACACGGGCACTGATGAAGACACCGAGTGGGCCACCGCCCAGCTCAACGTCCGCACCGGCCCCACCACCGACGTGGACACACTGGTCGCCTGCCTCGCCAGCGTCCCCGACGTCTCGGTGAAGACCGTGTCAGCCAAGCAAGCCGTCTCCACCGACGGCAACGACCTGCTCACCCGAGCCTTCAAGCAATCCATCCGCGAGCGAGGCGCACGCCCCACCCTTCGTGTGAAGGCCGGCACCTCCGACTGGAACACCGTCGCCAGCGCCTGGCCCGTGCCCACCGTCGCCTACGGCCCCGGCGATTCCTCCCTGGACCACACGCCCCACGAACACATCGAACTGCCGGAGTACGAAGAAGGCGTCACCGTGCTGGCCCGCGTGCTCGCCCTGCTCCCCACGTCATCGAACCGCGCGCGCTGA
- a CDS encoding AMP-binding protein codes for MDARFGSGPSLEKSALYRSKGWWRDETVLDDLRRAIQRHPDKTAIVSARYFSKDIVRLSYSELGRYAERFAGALLSLGVARGELVAVQLPNWWQFTALALACARIGAIIAPIPPDYRRREVEFILGRTESSVYVGPLSWSGHSHRDMLREARASLPALQHRVFIGAGAQASDAGELDFDAYFVERRWEEQVSSVEFDSRSARADDICNVLYTSGTTGEPKGVIHSHNTNYGITRALVETMALGADDVVCLPSLLTASSGFTYLYLMPVLLGATAVYMDVGDPELTLRCIEEHGVTFMYGIPTYVMNVIAAKKKRGGDTSSLRRLSTGSIPVPPHLIAAVRESLGVPLHTLWGMTENGAVTITRRDDPPDWPSSSDGRPVEWMEVKIVPALAEDGSPYPEGTGRLLVRGASQCLGYFKREDIYRACVDAEGWFDTGDLARDDGRGGIRIVGRLKDVIFRFGQKVPVVEVESALYSHPKVREVAVIGHSDDRIGGERVCAVVVARDETPTLDELRNHLKGLGMSNQYWPDRLEVVEEMPKTPSGKIRKYLLRERLKGPTAKVG; via the coding sequence ATGGACGCACGATTTGGAAGCGGCCCCTCGTTGGAGAAGTCGGCGCTGTACCGGAGCAAGGGGTGGTGGCGGGACGAGACGGTGCTCGACGACTTGCGTCGTGCCATCCAGCGCCACCCGGACAAGACAGCCATTGTTTCGGCTCGTTACTTTTCCAAGGACATTGTCCGGCTGAGCTATTCGGAATTGGGACGCTACGCGGAGCGGTTCGCCGGGGCGCTGTTATCGCTGGGCGTGGCGCGCGGCGAGCTGGTGGCGGTGCAGCTCCCCAACTGGTGGCAGTTCACCGCGCTGGCGCTGGCGTGTGCGCGCATCGGCGCCATCATCGCGCCCATCCCTCCGGACTACCGGCGCCGCGAGGTGGAGTTCATCCTCGGGAGGACGGAGTCCTCCGTTTACGTAGGTCCCCTGAGTTGGAGCGGACATTCCCACCGGGACATGCTGCGCGAGGCCCGCGCCTCGCTGCCCGCGCTCCAGCACCGCGTCTTCATCGGCGCCGGAGCGCAGGCCTCGGACGCGGGCGAGCTGGACTTCGATGCGTATTTCGTCGAGCGCCGCTGGGAGGAGCAGGTGTCCTCGGTGGAGTTCGACTCGCGGAGCGCGCGCGCGGACGACATCTGCAACGTCCTCTACACCTCGGGCACGACGGGCGAGCCCAAGGGCGTCATCCACTCCCACAACACCAACTACGGCATCACCCGTGCGTTGGTGGAGACGATGGCGCTGGGGGCGGATGACGTGGTGTGCCTGCCGTCGCTGCTCACCGCGTCGAGCGGCTTCACCTACTTGTACCTGATGCCCGTGCTGCTGGGCGCGACGGCCGTCTACATGGACGTCGGGGACCCGGAGCTGACGCTGCGGTGCATCGAGGAGCACGGCGTCACGTTCATGTATGGGATTCCCACATACGTGATGAACGTCATCGCCGCGAAGAAGAAGCGCGGGGGTGACACGTCGTCGCTGCGGCGGCTGTCGACAGGGTCCATCCCCGTGCCTCCGCACCTCATCGCGGCGGTGCGAGAGAGCCTGGGGGTTCCGCTGCACACGCTGTGGGGGATGACGGAGAACGGGGCGGTGACGATTACGCGGCGGGACGACCCGCCGGACTGGCCGTCGAGCAGTGACGGCAGGCCCGTGGAGTGGATGGAGGTGAAGATTGTCCCCGCGCTGGCGGAGGATGGCTCGCCCTATCCGGAAGGGACGGGGCGGCTGCTCGTGCGAGGCGCGAGCCAGTGCCTGGGCTACTTCAAGCGCGAGGATATCTATCGCGCGTGTGTGGACGCGGAGGGGTGGTTCGACACGGGGGACCTGGCGCGCGACGACGGGCGCGGTGGCATCCGCATCGTCGGGCGGCTCAAGGACGTCATCTTCCGCTTTGGCCAGAAGGTCCCCGTGGTGGAGGTGGAGTCCGCGCTGTACTCGCATCCGAAGGTGCGGGAGGTGGCGGTCATCGGCCACTCGGACGACCGCATCGGCGGAGAGCGGGTGTGCGCGGTGGTGGTGGCTCGCGACGAGACGCCCACGCTGGACGAGCTGCGCAACCACCTGAAGGGCCTGGGCATGTCCAACCAGTACTGGCCGGACCGCCTGGAGGTCGTCGAGGAGATGCCCAAGACGCCCTCGGGGAAGATTCGCAAGTACCTGCTTCGTGAACGCTTGAAGGGTCCCACCGCGAAGGTGGGTTGA
- a CDS encoding MFS transporter, protein MTSASTASLSSFRAFRHREFVAMWLGALVSNVGTWMEVLALGVFVTEMTGRAEWTGGVAALTYLPSLILSPLGGALADRFDRRVYIAVCALAQALLAGVLAALAFNGKLTVEAVAVISFLNGCVHVVSGPGFTALLAGLVPKEDLHSALTLTSAQFNLGRILGPVVAAWGLAMGGVAWVLLANALSFGAVLLAVAQVKAEPHAARPAAQEGFWSQLSAGVRMARGDAVIWGAMLGLFLVAVFISPFIALVPVFALQVLGAGASAASMLISMQGLGALLASGMVGPLSARWGRERVLDTAMLVIGPVTAVYWLSPTLPVAMGTMFVVGAFYLVLIAGLNTRCQERTPRELQGRVSSLAMLLINVGYSFGVWAQGALADRVGVRPTTAGAAMVFLGVVLVVRLRRARSVEVAST, encoded by the coding sequence GTGACCTCCGCGTCCACCGCGTCCCTTTCGTCGTTCCGCGCCTTCCGACATCGCGAGTTCGTCGCCATGTGGTTGGGGGCGCTCGTCTCCAACGTCGGCACGTGGATGGAGGTGCTCGCGCTGGGGGTCTTCGTCACGGAGATGACGGGGCGCGCGGAGTGGACGGGAGGGGTGGCGGCGCTCACGTATCTGCCCTCGCTCATCCTCTCGCCATTGGGTGGCGCGCTGGCGGACCGCTTCGACCGGCGCGTGTACATCGCGGTGTGCGCGCTGGCGCAGGCGCTGCTGGCGGGAGTGCTGGCGGCGCTCGCCTTCAACGGCAAGCTCACCGTGGAGGCGGTGGCGGTCATCTCCTTCCTCAATGGCTGTGTGCACGTGGTCTCCGGGCCGGGCTTCACCGCGTTGCTCGCGGGGCTGGTGCCGAAGGAGGACCTGCACAGCGCGCTGACGCTCACGTCGGCGCAGTTCAACCTGGGGCGCATCCTGGGGCCGGTGGTGGCGGCGTGGGGATTGGCCATGGGCGGCGTGGCCTGGGTGCTCTTGGCCAACGCGTTGTCCTTCGGGGCGGTGTTGCTGGCGGTGGCCCAGGTGAAGGCCGAGCCCCATGCCGCCAGGCCCGCCGCGCAGGAGGGCTTCTGGAGTCAGCTCTCCGCGGGAGTGCGGATGGCGCGGGGGGACGCGGTGATTTGGGGGGCGATGCTGGGGTTGTTCCTGGTCGCCGTCTTCATCTCACCCTTCATCGCGCTGGTGCCGGTGTTCGCGCTCCAGGTGTTGGGGGCGGGGGCGTCCGCGGCGTCGATGCTCATCTCCATGCAGGGGCTGGGAGCGCTCCTTGCCTCGGGGATGGTGGGGCCGCTGTCGGCGCGCTGGGGGCGGGAGCGGGTGTTGGACACGGCCATGCTGGTGATAGGGCCGGTGACGGCGGTGTACTGGCTGTCACCCACCTTGCCGGTGGCGATGGGGACGATGTTCGTGGTGGGGGCGTTCTATCTGGTGTTGATCGCCGGGTTGAACACACGCTGCCAGGAGCGCACGCCTCGGGAGCTTCAGGGGCGGGTGAGCAGCCTCGCGATGTTGTTGATCAACGTGGGGTATTCGTTCGGCGTCTGGGCCCAGGGAGCGCTCGCGGACCGGGTGGGCGTGCGGCCCACGACGGCGGGTGCCGCGATGGTGTTCCTGGGCGTGGTGTTGGTGGTTCGGCTGCGGCGGGCTCGGAGCGTCGAGGTCGCGAGCACGTAA